The DNA sequence GGGCACGCGGCGAGGAAGATCACCAGCGCGAGAGGGGGCAGCGCTCCGGCGCGCCGAGCGAAGGTTGAGAAGGTCATGCGTCCGAGATGTCAGTTGGAGGAGTGGGCGCTCAGCGCGATTTCGCGGATGGTCCGGCGGAGCGCCACGAAGGGACGGGGACGCTTTCGGCGGGGACGTTCCGCCGCCGTCGCCGCCGCGGCGTCTTCCGACTCCCGAGTCTCGAGGTTTCCTCCAAGCTCGTACCCGTCGTCGTACAGGCTGCGGAGCCGGTTCGTCCTTACCTCCACCCTGCGCGCCAGCAGCTCGCGGCGCTCCCCGGCGAGGTCGTCGGCCCGAAGCTCCAGAGCCGCGGCCGCGGGCTCGTCGGCCGTCAACGCGAGGAGGCGCTTCAGCTCGGCCGTCCGCCCCGGCAGCTCGTCCGCGACCCGTCGTTGCGCTTCGCGGGCCGCGAGGTGCGCGGAGGCCAGCTCGGATTTGCGCTTCGCGGCGGCGCGGCGCAGGTAGCGTCTGTCGTGCAGATACCGGAGCCCGATGCTCAAGCTCACGGCGCCCGCGGCTGCGAAGAGCGTCCCCGAAAGGATGAACGACCACCGCGCCAGGCTGCTCGAAAGCATCTGCTCCTGCAAGTCCATCAACCGGCTGCCCTTTTCCGCGGCGGAGAGCGCGGCGTTCGCCTGCAACATCGTGATCTTCGTCTGCGTGCCGTACGACTCGGCCCGGAAGGCGCCCAGTACCCACAGGGTCACGAACGAGGCGAGCGCCAGCGTGCAGATCACCGCCGTGAAGCGCGTCCGCTTCCCCTGCCAGTAGGGCGTCTCGACGAGGCGGTCGTACGCGGGCTTGAGGACGATCGAGATCATGGCGAGGCCGAGCGCGAACATCCACGACTCGTCCACTCCCAGGAAGTTGGAGCCGGTGAGCCCCAGCGCGTCTGCTACGATCTTCTGCGACATCACCACGTCGCCCGCGATGAACACCAGGCCGGCTGCGAGGAAAAGCGTCCCCTGCGTGAGCGAGCCCGCGGCGTGGGTCTCCCCCGCCTGCGCCTCCGCGGCCGTCAGCTCCGCCGCGGCGTCCTTCAGCGCCTGGTTCGCCGCGGCCTTGCCCTCTGCCAGGCTCGACAGTTCCTCCGTCTTGCCGGCGATCTCCGCCCGCTGCTGGCGGAGGGAGGCGGCCTTCTCGCGAGCGGCCTTCTCCCGCGCCTCGAGGTCGGCGAGGAGAAGGTCGATGCCCTCGCCCTCGACGGTGTGGGCGATGAAGTCGCGGAAGTTCTCCGGGCTTACGCCACGGCGGCCGTCCAGGTGCCCGTAGCCGAACGCGGAGTCGACGTCGGGCACGTCGCTGCGCATGAAGGTGACGGGCACGCTGAAGTGCGACGCGTTCTCGCCCACGTCGCGCCGCACGGGCTCCGACGCCGGGGCGGCGGCTGTCTCGGCTGGCTCGGGCGTCTCGCCTGCGATCCGTGAGAAGATGCCGGAGAGGGAGATGCGGGGAATGCGGATGCGCATCAGTGGCTCCCGTGGGTGGAGAGGACGGAGGCGCGCGGGTGCGGCGCGGCGTGCGTGCGGGAGGCGCTGGCGAGCTCGTACTCGCTGCGGAAGAGCGCCAGCTTCGCGTCGCGTATGGCTTCCCACTCGGCATCGGAGCGGACCGCGGCCAGGTCGCGGCGGAGCGATTCCATGCGCGCTTCCAGGTCGCGGCCCTGCTGCTCCAGCGCCGTCTCCTGCTGCGCGCGCCCGGTCATCTCCCGGCGGTCCATGCGCGCCCGCCGGAGCTGCCGGACGGCATCGCCCAGGCGCGGAACGCTGCTCAGGAGCTGGCGTCCGGCGAAGACGAACACGAGGAAGAGGAGCGCCGCTTCGGCCAGCGAGCGGGTGGGCCCCAGCCGCTCCCCGGCCCACGCGGTCACGAACGCCGCGGAGACCAGCGGAAGCCCGAATTCGGCCAGCCGCACCTTCCACAGCTCCACTCCGCCGGGCCGTTGCTCGCGGTCGTTCACGAAGAGCGCCGAGACGGGGAGGAAGACGGTGAAGAAGCCGGCCGCCACCACGCCCATCGTGACCATCGCCGGGGCGTCGAACGCGCGCCGGAGCTGCTCGAAGACGAGCGCCGCCGTTCCTGCGCACGCGCCGCCCGCCGCCACGATTCCCAGGGAGTACCGGAAGACCAGCGCCGCCGGGTCGTCGTCCTGCGCGTGCGCCGCGGGTTCCGGCGCGCGCTGCCGCAAGGCATCGCATCGGTCCGCCAGCTCCCCGATCCGCGTGTGCACGGACTGGAGCTCCGCTTCCAGAGCGCCTCGCTCGCGGCCGCCCTCGGCCGCGCGGCGGCGGAAGTACGCGCCGATGCAGGCCTCCTTGTACGCCAGCCCCGGTGCGGCGCCGGACAGCCCGAAGACCACGCCTTCGTCACGGAGCAGGCCGTCGTCTTCGATCCAGAGGAAGCTCTGCTCGCGGTCCTCGCCATCTGGGTCGGGGGAAGGTCCTGCGAATTGGATCATCTTCGACTTGCGGGCTGGTGGTAGCGATGTTGTGGGGCGCATGCCTGCACGCGTGCCGCCCGGCGCGGGCTTGGGGAAAGAGACGCCCGTCCCACGAAATCCAGGGGCGCACCTGCCCGTGCAGGCCGCGCATCCGACCGTGGCCCGCTACGGGCGAGCCGTTCTCTCACTGTCGGTCTGCCGCCGCAGATTTCGCACGGAGGCCCACGCTTTCACACAGCCGCGCACTGCGGCCGACTCCCGACGCTAGATTTACCAAGCGGGCACCGAACTGGCTCAACGTGGTATCAAACAGGTGCGTAATACTTAGCTCTGAGGTTTGTCGCGCTGCCGGGCGTCCGTCGGCGCCTGTTTAGGTGCTGAACCAGTGCAGATGTACGTTCCATCCGCCATGTGTGAGGAGTGCAAGATGATCCCGTTTTCGGTGCTGGACCTGTCGCCCATCATCCAGGGCGGCGATGCGTCGCTGGCCTTCCGCAACACGCTGGACCTGGCGCAGCACGCGGAGCGCTGGGACTACCGGCGCTTCTGGCTGGCGGAGCACCACAACATGCCCGGCATCGCGAGCGCGGCGACGGCGGTGGTGATCGGCCACGTGGCGGGCGGCACGCGCACGATCCGAGTGGGCGCGGGCGGGGTGATGCTGCCCAACCATGCGCCGCTGGTGGTGGCGGAGCAGTTCGGCACGCTGGAGGCGCTGTACCCGGGCCGCATCGACCTGGGGCTGGGGCGCGCGCCCGGCACCGACCAGGTGACCAGCTACGCACTCCGGCGCGACCTGATGAGCACCAGCGCTGCCTTCCCCTCGGACGTGCAGGAGCTTCAGCAGTATTTCCGCGCCGCCCAGCCGGGGCAGAAGGTGCACGCCGTGCCGGGCGAGGGGCTGAACGTGCCCATCTGGCTGCTGGGCTCCAGCATGTTCAGCGCGCAGCTCGCCGCGGCTCTGGGGCTGCCGTTCGCGTTCGCGTCCCACTTCGCGCCGGACCTGATGATGCCCGCGCTGCAAGCCTACCGCAGCGGCTTCCAGCCGTCGGACGTGCTGGAGCGGCCGTACGCGATGCTGGGCATCAACGTCTTCGCGGCGGACACGGACGGGGAGGCGCAGCGGTTGGCGACATCGCTCCAGCAGCAGTTCGTGGCGTTGCGGCGCGGCAACCCGGGCCCGCTCCGGCCGCCCGTCGACAGCATGGACGACGTGTGGTCGCCGATGGAGAAGGCGTCGCTGCACTCCGTCTTCTCGCAGTCCGTGGTCGGCGGGCCGGACGCGGTGCGCCGCGGCCTCCGCGCGTTCATCGACCGCACGGGCGCCGACGAGCTGCTGGTGACCGCGCAGGTCTACGACCACGCCGCCCGCCTCCGCTCGTTCGAGATCACCGCCCAGGTCCGCGACTCCCTCGCGGAAGAGGAGAGGCGCGCCGCTCCGGCAGCATGATCTCGAAGCCCCGCAGATAGCTGACGCGGAGGCGTTGAGGCGGCGAATCGCGGTTCGCCCCGTGAGTCCGTCTGGACCCGCTCAAAGATGCGTTGATCGACGGACTGCTCGTCGCCGCGCGCGAATCAGCCTCGACGACACGTCCGCATCATTGG is a window from the Longimicrobiaceae bacterium genome containing:
- a CDS encoding LLM class flavin-dependent oxidoreductase, whose product is MIPFSVLDLSPIIQGGDASLAFRNTLDLAQHAERWDYRRFWLAEHHNMPGIASAATAVVIGHVAGGTRTIRVGAGGVMLPNHAPLVVAEQFGTLEALYPGRIDLGLGRAPGTDQVTSYALRRDLMSTSAAFPSDVQELQQYFRAAQPGQKVHAVPGEGLNVPIWLLGSSMFSAQLAAALGLPFAFASHFAPDLMMPALQAYRSGFQPSDVLERPYAMLGINVFAADTDGEAQRLATSLQQQFVALRRGNPGPLRPPVDSMDDVWSPMEKASLHSVFSQSVVGGPDAVRRGLRAFIDRTGADELLVTAQVYDHAARLRSFEITAQVRDSLAEEERRAAPAA